The following coding sequences lie in one Acidimicrobiales bacterium genomic window:
- a CDS encoding HAD-IB family hydrolase — protein MSSDNVGVAAFDFDGTLVDGDSLPRYLSQLLGPRRFGAALGRSVPAMLSGYRGSGRDGAKAALLERSVAGVPVAHATTVGERFAAQLASEIRPEMVERLAWHHDAGHRTVLVSASLALYLEPFGKLIGFDDVICTRLEVGPEGLLTGRLQGENVRAEQKALQLGRLLGSEQVTMWAYGDSRGDREMLAMADHPTRVRRVGRRRQLGLNGRS, from the coding sequence GTGAGCTCCGACAACGTAGGCGTCGCCGCGTTCGACTTCGACGGCACGCTCGTCGACGGGGACAGTCTGCCCCGGTACCTCTCGCAGCTGCTCGGGCCTAGGCGGTTCGGGGCGGCTCTGGGGCGGTCGGTGCCGGCGATGTTGTCGGGCTATCGCGGCTCGGGGCGTGACGGGGCAAAGGCGGCGCTGCTCGAGCGGTCGGTCGCCGGGGTGCCCGTCGCCCACGCCACGACCGTCGGCGAGCGGTTCGCCGCGCAGCTCGCTAGCGAGATCAGGCCGGAGATGGTCGAGCGCCTCGCCTGGCACCACGACGCAGGGCACCGCACCGTGCTCGTGTCGGCGTCGCTCGCCCTCTACCTCGAACCCTTCGGGAAGCTAATCGGATTCGACGACGTGATCTGCACCCGGCTCGAGGTCGGTCCGGAAGGGCTGCTGACCGGGAGGCTTCAGGGAGAGAACGTCCGGGCTGAGCAAAAGGCGCTCCAGCTCGGCCGGCTGCTCGGATCGGAACAAGTCACCATGTGGGCCTACGGGGACAGCCGGGGAGACAGGGAGATGCTCGCAATGGCCGACCACCCGACCCGCGTCCGCCGTGTCGGGAGGCGGCGGCAACTGGGCTTGAACGGCCGTTCCTAA
- a CDS encoding type II toxin-antitoxin system VapC family toxin, whose product MPVRYVLDASAGVDILQRTPEGQALSSVIRAQNDDEPELWTVEHFHVEVAKVIRRDTLAGVLDDNEAIHLVEVLAEWPLTVVSVAPLLVEAWQLRNNLTVHDALYVVATRRLEDATLVSSDTKLPNAPGVDVPVITPDRLPS is encoded by the coding sequence ATGCCTGTCCGCTACGTGCTCGACGCCTCCGCCGGCGTCGACATCCTCCAACGCACCCCCGAAGGCCAAGCACTCTCCTCCGTCATACGCGCCCAGAACGATGACGAACCCGAGCTTTGGACCGTCGAGCACTTCCATGTCGAAGTCGCCAAAGTCATCCGCAGAGACACCCTCGCCGGTGTCCTCGACGACAACGAAGCGATCCACCTCGTCGAAGTCCTCGCTGAGTGGCCCCTCACCGTCGTCTCCGTCGCCCCACTGCTCGTCGAAGCCTGGCAGCTACGCAACAACCTCACCGTCCACGACGCCCTCTACGTCGTAGCCACCCGCCGCCTCGAAGACGCCACCCTGGTCAGCAGCGACACCAAGCTCCCCAACGCTCCCGGCGTCGATGTCCCGGTCATTACCCCCGATCGACTACCGAGCTGA
- the gmd gene encoding GDP-mannose 4,6-dehydratase: MARKALITGITGQDGSYLAELLLDKGYEVIGLHRRSSTVTFERISHLTDHLTLVPADLLDESSLIRVLKDHRPNEVYNLAAQSFVQTSFAQPILTGEVTAIGVTRLLEAILMVDPSIRYYQASSSEMFGKVLEVPQTERTPFYPRSPYGVAKVYGHWITVNYRESYGLHASSGILFNHESPRRGLEFVTRKVTFSAAAIKLGLQKTVSLGNLDAQRDWGYAADYVRAMWMMLQQDQPADYVVATGETHPVRELCQIAFDQVGLNWEDHVVVDEQFLRPAEVDLLIGDPGKARAKLGWKPEVGFEELVRMMVDADLAALSGK, encoded by the coding sequence ATGGCACGTAAGGCTTTGATCACCGGCATCACCGGCCAAGACGGCTCGTACCTCGCCGAGCTGCTCCTCGACAAGGGGTACGAGGTGATCGGGCTCCACCGCCGCAGCAGCACGGTCACATTCGAGCGGATCTCCCACCTGACCGACCACCTGACGCTGGTGCCGGCCGACCTGCTCGACGAGTCGTCGCTGATCAGGGTGCTCAAGGACCATCGGCCGAACGAGGTTTACAACCTCGCCGCCCAGTCCTTCGTGCAGACGTCGTTCGCCCAGCCGATCCTGACCGGGGAGGTCACCGCCATCGGCGTGACCCGCCTGCTCGAGGCGATCCTCATGGTCGACCCCTCCATCCGGTACTACCAGGCGAGCTCGAGCGAGATGTTCGGCAAGGTCCTGGAGGTCCCTCAGACCGAGCGGACGCCCTTCTACCCCAGAAGCCCTTACGGGGTGGCCAAGGTCTACGGCCACTGGATCACAGTGAACTACCGGGAGAGCTACGGCCTGCACGCCAGTTCGGGGATTCTTTTCAACCACGAGAGCCCCCGGCGGGGTCTTGAGTTCGTGACACGCAAGGTGACCTTCAGCGCCGCTGCAATCAAGCTCGGTTTGCAGAAGACGGTTTCGCTCGGCAACCTCGATGCCCAACGAGACTGGGGTTACGCGGCCGACTACGTCCGCGCGATGTGGATGATGCTCCAGCAGGACCAACCCGCCGACTACGTCGTCGCGACCGGCGAGACCCACCCGGTGCGTGAGTTGTGCCAGATAGCGTTCGATCAGGTGGGGCTCAACTGGGAGGACCACGTCGTCGTCGACGAGCAGTTCCTCCGGCCGGCCGAGGTCGACCTGCTGATCGGTGATCCGGGCAAGGCTCGGGCGAAGCTCGGCTGGAAGCCGGAAGTCGGCTTCGAGGAACTGGTCAGAATGATGGTCGACGCCGACCTGGCCGCCCTCTCGGGCAAGTAG
- a CDS encoding SpoIID/LytB domain-containing protein: MALGGDPTTLEFFRVRRLPYITIALALVFAILPGAKPAQASTLPATLYLSGHGWGHGRGMGQYGAYGYAVSGQSYTWILDHYYGSTTMGSVGSPNINVHLVELDGQSSVTVRDSGGTHTVTAGQTYTPSSGDVSVAWPGGSWRAFQGSIQVQGNNQTINIVPLDAYVKGVVPAESPASWGAYNGEAALQAQAVAARSYAWAYTGSGSGTICDTTSCQVYSGDPDVSGAVENSSYTQYSDQAEATTAGQVRVWAPGNPSARPVGSVALTEFSSSTGGYTAGGAFPAVVDGGDSTSSNPNHNWTASISTGSVQQAFPSVGTLQSIAITGRNGLGDMGGRVTQMVLSGTSGRVTISGDQFQWAMGLKSDWFCITNIGSSGGIDGYWVVANTGGVYPFGSAPNYGSMAGRPLNAPVIGMAPTYDGAGYWLVAKDGGIFTFGDAAFYGSTGAMRLNAPVLGMASTHDGRGYWLYAGDGGIFTFGDAAFHGSLGATRLNKPVVGMASTPDGGGYWLVAADGGVFTFGDAGFYGSTGSIRLNQPVVGMVPTADGRGYWLVARDGGIFTFGDAGYVGSLPGEGVSDTISGVSPTADGGGYLMTSIGGRVYSFGDAPYMGDPASTVSGWASQALGVFAHKGQ; this comes from the coding sequence GTGGCCCTGGGCGGGGACCCGACGACATTGGAGTTCTTTCGCGTGCGACGCCTGCCCTACATCACGATTGCCCTGGCGCTGGTCTTCGCCATCCTCCCCGGGGCCAAGCCCGCGCAGGCTTCGACCCTTCCGGCAACCCTCTACCTCTCCGGTCACGGTTGGGGTCACGGCCGGGGGATGGGACAGTACGGCGCGTACGGATATGCGGTCTCCGGGCAGAGCTACACGTGGATCCTCGACCACTACTACGGGTCGACGACGATGGGGTCGGTCGGCTCACCCAACATCAACGTCCATCTGGTCGAGCTCGACGGGCAGAGCAGCGTCACCGTCAGGGACTCGGGAGGTACTCACACTGTCACCGCAGGCCAGACGTACACCCCTTCGAGCGGCGACGTCTCCGTCGCATGGCCCGGTGGCAGCTGGCGGGCATTTCAGGGTTCCATCCAGGTCCAGGGCAACAACCAGACGATCAACATCGTCCCGCTCGACGCCTACGTGAAGGGCGTCGTCCCCGCCGAGTCCCCCGCATCGTGGGGGGCGTACAACGGAGAGGCGGCCCTTCAGGCCCAGGCCGTCGCCGCGCGTAGCTACGCGTGGGCGTACACCGGGAGCGGGTCGGGCACCATCTGCGACACGACCTCATGCCAGGTGTACAGCGGCGACCCCGACGTGTCTGGCGCGGTCGAAAACAGCTCGTACACCCAGTACTCCGACCAAGCCGAAGCGACCACCGCCGGCCAGGTGCGGGTGTGGGCACCCGGCAACCCGTCCGCCAGGCCCGTCGGGAGCGTGGCCCTCACCGAGTTCTCCTCGTCGACGGGCGGCTACACCGCCGGCGGGGCCTTCCCTGCGGTCGTCGACGGCGGCGACTCGACGTCCTCGAACCCCAACCACAACTGGACGGCCTCCATATCTACAGGCTCGGTCCAGCAGGCGTTCCCATCGGTGGGGACGTTGCAGTCGATCGCCATCACCGGCCGCAACGGCCTCGGAGACATGGGCGGCCGCGTCACCCAGATGGTTCTCAGCGGAACCTCCGGCCGCGTGACGATCAGCGGCGATCAATTCCAGTGGGCGATGGGGCTGAAATCGGACTGGTTCTGCATCACCAACATCGGGTCGAGCGGCGGCATCGACGGTTACTGGGTCGTCGCCAACACTGGCGGCGTGTACCCGTTCGGATCCGCTCCCAACTACGGGTCGATGGCAGGCAGGCCGCTGAACGCTCCCGTGATCGGCATGGCGCCGACGTATGACGGAGCGGGCTACTGGCTCGTCGCCAAGGACGGCGGCATCTTCACGTTCGGCGATGCGGCGTTCTACGGTTCGACCGGCGCGATGCGCCTCAACGCCCCGGTGCTCGGGATGGCCTCAACCCACGACGGGAGGGGCTACTGGCTATATGCCGGCGATGGCGGCATCTTCACGTTCGGCGACGCCGCGTTCCATGGATCTCTCGGCGCGACCAGGCTGAACAAGCCCGTCGTCGGCATGGCGAGCACACCGGACGGCGGCGGCTACTGGCTGGTCGCCGCCGACGGGGGAGTCTTCACGTTCGGCGACGCAGGCTTCTACGGATCGACCGGGTCGATCCGTCTGAACCAGCCGGTCGTCGGGATGGTGCCCACTGCCGACGGTCGCGGCTACTGGCTGGTCGCGAGGGACGGCGGGATCTTCACGTTCGGAGACGCCGGCTACGTCGGCTCACTCCCCGGCGAAGGCGTCTCCGACACCATCAGCGGCGTATCCCCGACCGCAGACGGCGGCGGTTACCTGATGACCAGCATCGGTGGCCGTGTCTACAGCTTCGGAGACGCTCCGTATATGGGCGACCCGGCGTCCACGGTCAGCGGATGGGCTTCGCAGGCCCTCGGCGTGTTCGCGCACAAGGGCCAGTAA
- a CDS encoding polysaccharide deacetylase family protein: MRKGGDHPDGGCQGCRDYAALGRRSFLGLLGLGVASVLGACADSVGARLEASPGSAAGSLANTSGALAPPDEGLPAGSAADTYIPADAGAAPVTPPTTAIAAVELDNVPAPNPGPPVTISHGPKTTSQIAITIDDGYCLGCVASYVAFAESSGIHITFSPNGIYNDLWKPHASTLRSLIETGQVQIGNHTYSHQDVTRLSDSKLKSELERNEEWIQKTFGITSRPWYRPPFGRHNQHSDGIAGELGFTNILMWNGSFGDAALLTPQVLMAQAVKWLRPGTIMLGHANHPTVTHLFGQIQSIIAQRKLEPVTLDEMFGTSRATG, translated from the coding sequence GTGCGTAAGGGGGGGGACCACCCTGATGGCGGCTGCCAAGGCTGCCGCGACTACGCCGCCCTGGGACGGCGTAGCTTCCTAGGCCTGCTCGGGCTCGGGGTGGCATCTGTGCTCGGCGCGTGCGCCGATTCCGTCGGGGCTCGCCTCGAGGCGTCGCCAGGTTCCGCGGCCGGGTCGCTCGCGAACACCTCGGGGGCGCTCGCTCCACCCGACGAAGGGCTCCCGGCGGGCTCCGCGGCCGACACTTACATACCAGCGGACGCCGGCGCCGCCCCAGTCACGCCTCCGACTACCGCGATCGCAGCTGTAGAGCTGGACAACGTCCCGGCACCAAACCCGGGGCCGCCGGTGACGATAAGCCACGGTCCCAAGACGACAAGTCAGATCGCCATCACCATCGACGACGGCTACTGCCTCGGGTGCGTCGCTTCCTACGTCGCGTTCGCCGAGAGCTCCGGCATCCACATCACCTTCTCGCCCAACGGGATCTACAACGACCTGTGGAAGCCGCACGCGTCCACGTTGAGATCGTTGATCGAAACTGGTCAGGTACAGATCGGGAACCACACCTACAGCCACCAGGACGTGACCAGGCTCTCGGACAGCAAGCTGAAAAGCGAGCTCGAGCGCAACGAAGAGTGGATACAGAAGACCTTCGGCATCACCTCCCGCCCTTGGTACCGGCCACCATTCGGCCGCCACAACCAGCACTCGGACGGGATCGCGGGCGAACTCGGGTTCACCAACATCCTCATGTGGAACGGCAGCTTCGGTGACGCCGCCCTTTTGACTCCTCAGGTCCTGATGGCCCAGGCGGTCAAGTGGCTGCGGCCCGGGACGATCATGCTCGGTCACGCCAACCATCCGACGGTGACCCACCTGTTCGGCCAGATCCAATCGATCATCGCTCAAAGGAAGCTGGAGCCCGTCACTCTCGACGAGATGTTCGGGACCTCGAGAGCCACCGGCTGA
- a CDS encoding S8 family serine peptidase → MRPRIRRVVQAALAGGALAIPVLTAGGATAQSEPGTYETVVVQLKSAAVRASSVLAGLPGTSLKVAPHDRYVMRVPASEVSSVLSRLQRDRGVGYASIARPVHATASPNDPCYMTFCPPPVGGYDNNGNFITEAGPVNQAYLNTIGAPAAWDITKGNGVVVAVLDSGVAASGSRAGGYENPDLAGKIRSAVNVCAGDDPGCGNPSQAGDPVLGHGTHVSGIIAADTDNHTGVASLGWNLNVDMFKVLDDQGQGNTVDVATAIYDAVDAGDRVINMSLANYSCAFADQIGQPGACGPDPDEQRAVEYALAHNVVVVAAAGNDGYDSPTYPASYPGVLSVAATDNNGTVLCFSQWGSSANIAAPGMGIVSTWNGTGNATTNYDYFVLDGTSMAAPQVAAAAGLMVAHAPNLTGPQITQLLEQTASPTGGNGGCGPNSGSQPPATHSIYGGVLNVPAALQAESNPPTRFNGYDMAGSNGAVYAFGTSIFEGDKAGSPLNKPVVGMARSADGLGYWLVARDGGIFNFGDAGYFGSTGNRVLNKPIVGMAEDPATGGYWLVASDGGIFNFNAPYLGSMGGSHINQPVVGMASTPDGGGYWLVAADGGIFTFGNASYHGSTGNIRLNKPVVGMSPTSSGQGYWLVATDGGIFNFGDAGFYGSTGNIVLNRPVVAMATTPGGHGYWLFATDGGLFNFGDARFYGSLGAVALPAPVVSASD, encoded by the coding sequence GTGCGGCCCCGGATCCGAAGAGTTGTACAAGCCGCGCTCGCTGGCGGGGCGCTCGCTATTCCCGTCCTTACGGCGGGCGGCGCGACCGCGCAATCTGAGCCCGGCACGTACGAGACCGTGGTGGTGCAGTTGAAGAGCGCTGCCGTCCGCGCTTCCTCGGTCCTTGCCGGCCTACCGGGTACGAGCCTAAAGGTCGCCCCCCACGACCGATACGTGATGCGCGTACCGGCCTCTGAGGTTTCATCCGTCTTGTCCCGGCTGCAACGCGACCGGGGCGTCGGCTACGCGTCGATCGCCCGCCCCGTCCACGCCACCGCTTCTCCGAATGACCCGTGTTACATGACATTTTGTCCACCGCCGGTCGGCGGTTACGACAACAACGGCAACTTCATCACCGAGGCCGGTCCGGTTAACCAGGCCTATCTCAACACGATCGGCGCACCGGCGGCGTGGGACATCACCAAAGGGAACGGTGTAGTCGTCGCGGTGCTCGATAGCGGGGTGGCCGCGAGCGGCTCCAGAGCCGGCGGATATGAAAACCCCGACCTTGCCGGGAAGATTCGCAGCGCAGTCAACGTGTGCGCCGGCGACGACCCTGGCTGCGGCAACCCGAGCCAGGCTGGGGATCCCGTACTTGGGCACGGAACCCACGTAAGCGGCATCATCGCAGCGGACACCGACAACCACACCGGCGTGGCCAGCCTCGGCTGGAACCTGAACGTCGACATGTTCAAGGTGCTCGATGACCAAGGGCAGGGAAACACCGTCGATGTGGCCACGGCGATCTACGACGCGGTTGACGCCGGCGACCGGGTAATCAACATGTCGCTGGCCAACTACTCGTGCGCCTTCGCTGACCAGATCGGCCAACCCGGGGCGTGCGGTCCGGATCCCGATGAGCAACGGGCAGTCGAGTATGCGCTTGCCCACAACGTGGTAGTGGTTGCTGCAGCGGGGAACGACGGTTACGACTCGCCGACCTACCCCGCCTCCTACCCCGGAGTTCTCTCGGTCGCGGCGACCGACAACAACGGAACGGTCCTGTGCTTCTCGCAATGGGGTTCGTCGGCGAACATTGCGGCTCCCGGGATGGGCATCGTCTCCACTTGGAACGGCACGGGGAATGCGACGACAAATTACGACTACTTCGTCCTGGACGGAACCTCTATGGCGGCACCGCAAGTCGCCGCCGCGGCTGGGCTGATGGTCGCTCATGCGCCGAACCTGACCGGGCCTCAGATCACCCAGTTGCTGGAGCAGACTGCCAGCCCGACTGGCGGCAACGGGGGATGCGGGCCGAACAGCGGATCACAGCCGCCGGCTACCCATTCGATCTATGGAGGCGTCCTCAACGTCCCGGCCGCGCTGCAGGCCGAGTCGAACCCGCCCACCAGGTTCAACGGTTACGACATGGCGGGGTCAAACGGTGCGGTGTATGCCTTCGGGACCTCGATCTTCGAAGGTGACAAGGCGGGTTCCCCGCTGAACAAGCCGGTCGTCGGCATGGCCAGATCCGCTGACGGTCTCGGCTACTGGCTGGTCGCGCGCGACGGAGGGATCTTCAACTTCGGCGACGCCGGCTACTTCGGATCGACAGGGAATAGGGTCCTCAACAAGCCGATAGTTGGAATGGCCGAGGACCCGGCCACAGGCGGCTACTGGCTGGTCGCATCCGACGGAGGCATCTTCAACTTCAACGCCCCGTACCTGGGTTCGATGGGCGGAAGCCACATCAATCAACCGGTCGTCGGGATGGCCAGCACGCCGGACGGTGGCGGGTACTGGTTGGTCGCCGCAGATGGCGGGATCTTCACGTTCGGCAATGCCAGCTACCACGGATCGACCGGAAACATCCGCCTGAATAAACCGGTGGTAGGGATGTCGCCCACCTCGAGCGGGCAGGGTTACTGGCTGGTCGCGACCGACGGCGGCATCTTCAACTTCGGGGACGCCGGCTTCTACGGGTCGACTGGGAACATCGTGCTCAACCGGCCGGTGGTCGCCATGGCGACGACCCCGGGCGGGCACGGCTACTGGTTATTCGCGACGGACGGTGGTCTGTTCAACTTCGGCGACGCCCGCTTCTACGGGTCGCTCGGCGCGGTGGCGCTGCCGGCACCTGTCGTCAGCGCTTCGGACTGA
- a CDS encoding glycosyltransferase family 4 protein has translation MPGRIAFVPPRYGAGVVGGSESLSREIAIGLAARGWDVEILTTCAVDHYTWANELPPGVTREDGLVVRRFEMVHHWSRITTEVQLAIEAKKPSTLENQLNWLSGRFAVPDLFLHLLVHGAEYDHVVFSPYLFWTTTVCMPLVVERAVVIPCLHDEEYARLDVVRPVLRDPQKVWFLSEPEHEVAHRLGPVAEHHVVTGAGIDPPSSYDPDGFRKKFGISRPFALYAGRREADKGWDWLLSTFADASRTGGLDLDLVTMGVGKVVVPPELSGRVVDLGFLSDQDRNDALSAAAVYLQPSKMESFSRSVMEAWLAGTPVLATADGEVVAWHCKRSGGGLTFHDAQGLASGLKTICGSTNTAETMASKGRDYVLREYSWSVVLDRMEAELESPAWQR, from the coding sequence GTGCCGGGACGGATCGCCTTCGTACCTCCCCGTTATGGTGCGGGAGTCGTCGGTGGGTCGGAGTCGTTGTCCCGGGAGATCGCCATCGGCTTGGCCGCTCGGGGATGGGACGTCGAGATCCTCACCACCTGCGCCGTCGACCATTACACCTGGGCGAACGAGCTTCCTCCCGGCGTCACCCGGGAGGACGGGCTGGTAGTCCGCCGATTCGAGATGGTCCATCACTGGTCGCGGATAACAACCGAGGTGCAGCTAGCCATCGAGGCGAAGAAACCTTCGACCTTGGAGAACCAGCTCAACTGGCTCAGCGGGCGCTTCGCGGTGCCGGACCTCTTCCTCCACCTGCTTGTTCACGGCGCCGAGTACGACCATGTCGTGTTCTCCCCTTATCTGTTCTGGACCACGACCGTCTGCATGCCCCTCGTGGTTGAGCGAGCTGTCGTCATCCCTTGCCTTCACGACGAGGAGTACGCGCGCCTCGATGTGGTCAGGCCCGTCCTCCGCGATCCCCAGAAGGTCTGGTTCCTGTCCGAGCCGGAGCACGAGGTAGCCCACCGACTCGGACCCGTCGCTGAGCATCACGTGGTGACCGGCGCAGGGATCGATCCGCCTTCGTCTTACGATCCGGACGGATTCCGTAAGAAGTTCGGGATCAGCCGACCGTTCGCTCTCTACGCAGGCCGGCGGGAAGCGGACAAAGGTTGGGACTGGTTGTTGTCCACCTTCGCCGACGCATCTCGCACCGGCGGCCTGGACCTTGACCTGGTCACGATGGGTGTCGGAAAGGTCGTGGTGCCCCCCGAGTTGTCCGGCCGAGTGGTCGACCTCGGTTTTCTTTCCGATCAAGACCGCAACGACGCGTTGTCGGCGGCCGCTGTATATCTTCAGCCGAGCAAGATGGAGAGCTTCTCCCGATCGGTCATGGAAGCTTGGCTGGCAGGCACACCGGTCCTGGCGACGGCCGATGGCGAGGTCGTCGCGTGGCATTGCAAGCGTTCAGGCGGCGGCCTGACCTTCCACGACGCCCAAGGCCTGGCATCGGGGCTGAAGACGATTTGCGGATCCACGAATACCGCTGAGACGATGGCGTCGAAGGGTCGCGATTACGTTCTGCGGGAGTACTCCTGGTCAGTCGTGCTCGACCGGATGGAAGCCGAGCTGGAGTCGCCTGCTTGGCAACGGTGA
- a CDS encoding glycosyltransferase family 2 protein, with the protein MTVSAVVLSYRPDNWLDACLKSVSDQVDQLVVVDNGSDRAEASTIATKYNATVIGLRSNVGFAAGVNLGVSRSSGDVIALLNDDAFPHPGWINQSLQVVKGADVAAVVPKVLRRGLYREVILEDRHDAPADHRSLGRMLRSVTAAGVESLDRLLGAGIHSLEQGDDPLTPKWRWTVPGAPFYVPVATPEDEVLINGDPARPGPVCRLLNKAGGYMKSDGVLGDIGDGTPDDGRWDTPSEPFFASATAMVMRREVFDEIGGLAEPFFAYYEDADWCWRARLRGMRVLYEPHAKVEHLHSATSGGSALFVNRLATRNRLLTLLRNAPFKIPAELAINAFRDLGDARARVDLVEKLPWAIGSRLKSSRSWKVSPDEIWRRWADADTTWDAGPAREGISI; encoded by the coding sequence GTGACGGTATCCGCAGTTGTCCTGTCGTACCGTCCTGACAACTGGCTGGACGCGTGCCTCAAGTCGGTCTCCGATCAAGTTGATCAGCTGGTGGTGGTCGACAACGGTTCGGACCGGGCAGAGGCTTCGACGATCGCCACCAAGTACAACGCCACCGTCATCGGACTGAGGAGCAACGTCGGATTCGCTGCTGGAGTGAACCTGGGGGTCAGCCGATCGAGCGGTGATGTGATTGCGTTGCTCAACGATGACGCCTTTCCTCATCCGGGTTGGATCAACCAGTCCCTTCAAGTCGTCAAAGGTGCCGATGTCGCCGCAGTGGTCCCGAAGGTCCTCAGACGCGGCCTGTACCGGGAGGTCATTCTCGAAGATCGCCACGATGCTCCGGCAGATCATCGCTCATTGGGGCGGATGCTGCGTTCGGTGACGGCGGCTGGCGTGGAATCCCTCGACCGTCTTCTGGGCGCAGGAATTCATTCGCTGGAGCAAGGGGACGATCCGTTGACGCCGAAATGGCGGTGGACGGTGCCTGGAGCACCCTTCTACGTACCTGTCGCGACGCCAGAGGACGAGGTTCTGATCAACGGTGATCCAGCTCGGCCCGGGCCAGTCTGCCGCCTTCTGAACAAGGCGGGCGGTTACATGAAGTCCGACGGGGTCCTGGGCGACATCGGCGACGGGACCCCCGATGACGGCAGGTGGGATACCCCTTCGGAGCCGTTCTTCGCCAGCGCTACGGCGATGGTGATGCGTCGCGAAGTATTCGACGAAATCGGCGGCCTAGCCGAACCGTTCTTCGCGTACTACGAAGATGCAGACTGGTGCTGGAGAGCGAGGCTGCGAGGCATGCGAGTGCTCTACGAACCGCATGCCAAAGTGGAGCACCTGCACTCAGCGACCAGCGGCGGTTCCGCCTTGTTCGTGAACCGGTTGGCGACCCGGAACCGCCTGCTCACCCTCCTCCGAAACGCGCCATTCAAGATCCCTGCAGAGCTTGCGATCAATGCTTTCCGCGATTTGGGTGACGCCAGAGCCCGGGTCGATCTAGTCGAGAAGTTGCCGTGGGCGATCGGTTCTCGGCTCAAAAGCAGCAGGAGCTGGAAGGTGAGCCCAGACGAAATATGGCGCCGGTGGGCCGATGCAGACACCACTTGGGATGCTGGGCCCGCGCGCGAGGGAATAAGTATCTAA